The genomic window tggtggcggcttgcaGCAGGGGTCACTACATCATattcaaatgggatttaaattTGTACCCAGGCTAGCTAGGTGTGTTTATCTGATAGATCCATTATTCCAACTTTGCCTTACATCAGTGCTGAGGTCACCTAGCTAGGAGCCATTTTGGTTTGGTTTTTGCTTGCCGTAGATATATACATTGAACATCCTTGCCTTGCCTTGCCAACAGTCCTATAAAAGGCCTTGTAAGGCTTCAATACAAGCAGAGTAGTAGTACACTACACGGAAGGCAGCTCCTCTACTTCTTAGGTGTGTGTAGTACGTGCATCAATCCTGTTTGTTCGATCCTCAGAGAGCTACCTACTCGATCGCACCACTTGAAATTGCAGCCAAGGCCTTGTAATTGTAGCACACCGAAGCTAGCAGAGCATTTGGTATTTGAATCGGGAGGAACTATGGTGCTGGacaaggaggaggagaggagcagGGTCCTGGTAATTGGTGGCACAGGTCACATTGGGAAGCATATCGTTGCTGCGAGTGTCCGCCGCAGCCACCCGACCTCTGTCCTCATCAGGGATGCTGCACCGGCTGATCTGGCCAAGGCGCAGCTCCTCAAGAGCTTCATTGATTCCGGTGTTGCTCTCATCAAGGTCGTATAAGATTAATATCATTTGGTGTTGTCTGCCTTCCTTTCAGCTACTCTTTGTTTTTCATGGTTTTCTGTGTGGATTCTAATTTCTTTTCTGTCTGATGAGTAGGGagatttatttattttccttatttttatgcGAAAAGAGTTGGGagatttatttattttccttatttttatgcGAAAAGAGTTgggagatttattattattatttttgcgaAAAGAGTAGGGAGATTTATTTGACCACGACAGCCTCGTAAATGCCATCAAGGGTGCAGATGTCGTGATCTCGGCCGTGGGGACCTGTCAGCTCGACGAGCAGACGAGGATTGTCATGGCCATCAAGGAGGCTGGCAATGTCATTAAGGTCAGTGAGATTATCATTTTGTCTTCTTTGTTGATCGAAAGATGGATGCAAATCGATCAATTGCTGAATCAGAGTTGCTGCACAGAGGTTCCTGCCGTCTGAGTTCGGCTCTGACCCAGAGCGGGTTCACACCGTGGATCCAGCGGCCACACTGTACGCTGGTAAAATCAGCCTTCGCCGTCTGATCGAGGCGGAGGGTATACCTCATACATATGTCTGCTGCAACGGGTTCGCCGAAACCTACCTTCTGAGCATCGGCGATGTTACGGCTCTTGGCGCCGGTCCTCCGTCCGACAAGATCACTGTCCTAGGCGATGGAGATGCAAAAGGTAAGCACGCATCATATCGTTTTTCCTGCCACTGTAGTAAATCAGCGCTGTCAGTTACATCCTGTGTTGATCTGTACTATTGATGCACGCAGGGGTGTTTGTGGTGGAAGAGGACATAGCTGCCTACACGGTGAGAGCGATCGATGATACGAGGACCCTGAACAAGATCCTGTACATGAGGCCGCCGGCGAACATCGTGTCCCACACCGAGCTCATCGCACTGTGGGAGAAGAAAGCGGGAAGGACTTTCCAGATCGCTCGCATCCCAGAGCCGGATCTCCTCAAGTTGATCAAGGGTAGGGTACATCCATCTCATCATTGTGCCTCCCTTGAGAATGTACTCGTAGCATCTCTTTGTTGACATGCATGTGTGACCATGCAGAGGCGGCATACCCTCTCAACATGATGCTGTCCCACTCGCTCTCCGTGTTCGTGAGGGGCGACCAAGCCAACTTCGACATCGAgccatcctttggtgtcgaggcCACCGAGCTGTACCCTGACGTGAAGTACACCACCGTCGATGAGTACCTGGACCGCCTCCTCTGACAGTTCTTGGCTGGATGGAGCAATAAAGATGATGGAGCAATAAAGATGATGGAGCAGTGGCCTCTCCCAAATCCAATGATGTGTGTGGTCTTGTGTGCAAATTCAccagaaagaaaagaagaacctCTGCGTTCCTTGCTAAAACAAACATGATTTGTGGCCGTGTACGGTACGTATACGGAGCAGTCACCGAATAAGATTTGTATATAGGCTAGTTTAAATACCCATGTAACCCCACGGTGTAATACCAGATCAAAAAAGCAATAAAAATCTCGCGTGCGTGTGGTGTCTCGGCGAGTTGTGTGCCATCGGTCGATCCAGCCGGCGACTTGTACGTGAGAATCAATCCACCTGGGTGCTTGTTTCCATGACCTGTGCGTTGCCTTGTGTACTCACGTACGTGTCTTGGATCGGAAAGTAATCGATCTTGACGTGTGCATCGTCGGAAAGTAGGCGACGAATCATATCGGAAGGCTTGGCCAACAAGCAAGGAAGTGGGATGAATTTCTCGAACAAAGTTTTAAAAGGCAGCAGCAAGCTGAGCAGACCTCATACGCCCAAACTGGGTATCCAGATTTTGATCAGAGAAGTGCACATTTTTACGTTGCTACTACTGGTGCACCAATTTTTACACCCTTCAACTTTATTGAATTTAGTACTCGATGTAAAATACACTTCTAATTGTGATCACTAAGTGCACGCCAAAAAAGAATTATGATCACTAAGTAAAAGTTATCTGAATTAAATGAGACGGAAGATCGATGTCGGACGGAATATCGTCTTCAATGCAGGAATGTGTAGGTCAACTGAGGTGTTTGCCTTGTGATCAGGCCCATGAAAATATATGGCGAGACGCAAGGAAGGAAGGGGCAGCTAGTGTTACGACGAGGAGTAGGATTACTGGTGGCAGCGGGTTGTTGAGCCCGGTGCGGTGTTCTCTCCTTATGGGTCTGTCAAGAGTCCGGTATTGCCGATCGCAGCTGTAATTTGTAACACTCTCTCCTTCTTGATGAAAATGACAGGCAACTTTGGttgcttgttcttgaaaaaaaAAATGAGATGATACACATATTCAGTGGACAAGTCTGTGCGTACACATGTAGGTTCTCATCGTCTGTTGAGGAATCACGATCAATCAAACTCCAACTGCTAActagtagtgctgctagtacacTGACAATAACATCCACGAACAAGACTGTTCCACCATCATGAATGCATGGAAGTTGATCGATTTGGGTTGTAATCTTAATGATCAGCATCGCTGGCCCATCAACCACTCACCAATTCAACCGCCCCTAGCTAGCCAAGTCAATTGAGTGTAGCTTAGATAGTTCATCTGGATTTAAGTCATGAACCTGACATAGGGGCTTGCGTTTTTATAGAGGATATAGATGTATCCACAATTCATTTAGAGTTACTTATTAGCCTATTTCTTACACCATATGTCTATTCCATGAAATTCTCGAGCCGAAAGATGAAAGCACATGTTGTGTTTCATGTTGCATTTCTTCTATCGAAAATAGAGGAATGTGCCCTTCTATCAAAATCCAATTTGAGGCGATAAAATAAACCTGAATTCCTGTAGTAGAATGAATAATTGCAAAGCTTTCAGTCTTGTTTCTCTTGAAATAAATAAATATTATAACTCTTGAAGGACATCTATTTGTCTCTTCTCGACAGGAGCTAGATTCAATTCTACCTTTGTTGTTCCATGCACGTTGATTGGTCGATCCAGACCCAAGATGTTCTTGTTGCAACAAATGACTGTACAAAAAATGATACTATGATATATCTACATCAATAGATCCCCTAAATGGTATCGATAGACCCTAATAGCGGATGACAAATCAATCGTATCAACCTATATTTTATAAGTCTTTCATAATCTCACTTGCCTAACTCGTATTCAGATGACTATCTAGTGAGTGGCGCAGCTAGAGGTTGGACAGGACACATGTTCTACCAACTGGATATGTTGCCCATCAACTCGTTACTATTGGTACAGTGACAAAAACCTCATCAGACGACgcatgtacacacacacacacacacacacacacacacaagagagaGAGAAATCTAGATAACGGAAAGTTGAACCTTTTGAAGATCCATAACCTTCATATAGAGAAAAAGTCTCTTGGTCATTATGAGCGTAATTGACGCTGGGGACACCGTGTTGGCACCTTGATGCTCATGCTCATATTATTTTTCTTGAAAGAAACTGCAAATAATTCAGATGAAGAAAAGTCCGACCATTCGAACATCAATAACTTTCTGCTGGAGAAAAGTCTGAACTGAAAAACCAAAGTTCAATCCTGACAAATTCAACTAAAGCAACATTTCTACACACTCTGGTGTCTACTATAAATACGATCCCTCAATAGCAGTGATGAGACCCATCACAGTGCGCGTGAGAACCACTAGCTAAAACAATGggtttctcttcttcctctcggcGCTCACGCGTAGCTTCGGTGCTACAACTTTGCCTTTGCATGCTGTTATGTAGAGTACAGGGAGGATCATCTCACGGGGtaatttgtttcttcttcttcttcttcttcattttgatgcatacaaatattttttattattatttagtaGAGTGCATAATGAAGACAATCGCGAACAAACCGTCATAACATGTGAAATTTAACACCCACGACTAAATCAACTTCTTCCATAGCAACCCCTTGAAGAAGGGATAAACACCCTCGTGCCAGCGCCATCATGTTCGGCCCGAGATAGCCTAGACAAGGATTTTCATCCAGATTGCTGGGACCAACCAACGAAGACCATCACGGCAAAGAGAGATCCATCTTCATATGAGGTAATTTCTGTTTATTTAGTTAATTAACGGTGGCGCTCGATACAAGCTAACCCTGACATGCATGTATATATGCATGCATCTGTTGTATTTAGCTCTACATAGTTTACCTGGGCGAAGTAAAGCATGGACACCCCAACCACGTCGTGGCTTCGCACCATGACATGCTCACCACCCTTCTCGGAAGCAAGGAAGAATCTATGGCCTCTGTGGCGTACAACTACAAGCACGGCTTCTCAGGCTTCGCGGCCATGCTCACACCAGAGCAAGCAAAACAACTTGCAGGTTGGCAGCATCGTGATCATCTACTCTGATTATAAATCTCCGAGTTTCACTTGCATCATAGTATATTTGAGGTATGTATGCAGAGGTTCCGGAGGTCATCAGCGTTGAAAAGAACAAAATTCACACGACGGCCACCACGCGAAGTTGGGACTTTCTTGGCCTCAACTACCAGATGACTAGTACTAGCAATGGGCTACTCAAGGGAAGCAAATATGGAGAGGATGTGATCATCGGGGTGGTTGACACCggttagtattttaattaaatgtTGCCAAAAAAATTAGAGGACCAATTGCAAAAGAGATAAGAAGTCTCTTTCTTTAGGGAAAAGAGATAAGAAGTCCTGATGTGATGGCTATCAACAATTGATTTTTCAACTCAATAGAGATGGTCACCCCAATTTTAATTTGGCATCATTTCTTACACAAACTCGGTAATCAGGGATATGGCCGGAGTCGAGGAGCTTCAGCGACGAAGGGTACGGGCCGATACCGTCAAGGTGGAAAGGAAAGTGCCAACTCGGGCCAGACTGGGGCAGCAACAATTGCAGTCGGAAGATCATCGGCGCCCGCTTCTACACCGCCGGTGTGTCCGACGTGTTGCTCAAGATGGACACACTCTCGCCTCGTGACAACAACGGACATGGCACACACTGTGCGTCCACCTCTGCGGGCTCGATTGTGGAGGCGGCTAGCTTCAATGGCCTTGCCGAGGGGGTTGCAAGAGGAGGCGCGCCGCGTGCTCGCATTGCTGTGTACAAGTCTGGGTGGGGTTCTGGCTCTTTTAGTATCGCGAGTGTGCTAGCCGCTATTGATGATGCGATCCACGATGGAGTGGACGTGTTGTCGCTCTCCATCACTGGCGAGGAGCAGCTCGCCTTCGGTGCTCTACACGCGGTTCAAAAGGGGATCACCGTGGTGTACATAGCCGGCAACGATGGACCTAGgccacaaacagttgtgaatatttC from Triticum aestivum cultivar Chinese Spring chromosome 3B, IWGSC CS RefSeq v2.1, whole genome shotgun sequence includes these protein-coding regions:
- the LOC123068166 gene encoding isoflavone reductase homolog IRL is translated as MVLDKEEERSRVLVIGGTGHIGKHIVAASVRRSHPTSVLIRDAAPADLAKAQLLKSFIDSGVALIKGDLFDHDSLVNAIKGADVVISAVGTCQLDEQTRIVMAIKEAGNVIKRFLPSEFGSDPERVHTVDPAATLYAGKISLRRLIEAEGIPHTYVCCNGFAETYLLSIGDVTALGAGPPSDKITVLGDGDAKGVFVVEEDIAAYTVRAIDDTRTLNKILYMRPPANIVSHTELIALWEKKAGRTFQIARIPEPDLLKLIKEAAYPLNMMLSHSLSVFVRGDQANFDIEPSFGVEATELYPDVKYTTVDEYLDRLL